Proteins from one Xiphophorus hellerii strain 12219 chromosome 8, Xiphophorus_hellerii-4.1, whole genome shotgun sequence genomic window:
- the LOC116723954 gene encoding NACHT, LRR and PYD domains-containing protein 12-like, producing the protein MALKQMLFETLQELGDEEFRSFKWFLQQTDDLDGLPLIPKSHLENADRQETVDQMVQKYNRWAVEVLKKNLQKIYRNDLQDKLSNIHRPVQDMENSQPVRNYKERLQSNLQDTFRCIHEGWTSKRNTVNLDEVYTEPCITAGDQPISRFIRRIEMAFGKPSEPKISSIFTHLSGAKTNIRTVTTGGEAGMGKTFLVHKFVLDWTENRTSQDVHLMFPLMLNLVNFPRQETFSLSELIHTCIPGTVHMTKEELNHIFTSLQTSGNSNFDKSEYKIIFILDGLDVSKLPLDFTAAEKLPVDVTKPAPVETLVTNLIRGYLLPSARLWITTRPSGIGQIPPEFIHMETELRGFSEQQKEEYFRKRFGDEEQAHRVISHIRMSPSLRYMCHLPVFCWITAGVLQPMLNTSTGGELPSTLTGIYIEILMVQIQTMKQKFGKPKSLKYLETLMKLAFNQLENGGLSFSVESIKEDDVNSFDDFSVYPEVFLQFFKEEHCLKMNGKKVFSFLHQSIVEFLAALFVVSHIRNKPKNTFRIPGLVYSQKHPQETVYEIIDKAVKSSDGHLDTFLRFLLGLSLQRSQLHLKDLLPQSGSSSQSRQLTVDHVKNKIRDSPSPERKISLFPCLNELMDSSPVDEVQQFLKSETGSVDELSPSHWSAMVFILLSSLNDLHVFDLKKYFPSEKFLLALLPVVKTSKTSLLTGCNLSGRSCVALSSVFSSQSCSLRKLDLSNNDLRDSGVELLAAGLKSPHCQLETLRLICCNLSKGSCETFSSVLGSESCSLEELDLSSNDLQDSGMELLSAGLSSPHCKLETLRVCDCKLSEDICDALTLLELCSLRQLDLRNNELGPSAEELRQRCTQITIWTHICLGGMISKSVLIQSGCPSVYQLRVKKEKSGLLTRVTVGEKQMDEMNRKILLIGEARAEKCALINALLNYIIGVRFDDKIWFQVTEEEGHQATDVMIYEIFGFEDKSLPYSLTIIDVAGHEGIGRDAVIREQLSDMDDQVAVVCLVLNAGDSLQSSRLKHTYDSVMSLFAEQEDKCTVILITNSDAQNHSNVMQDLETTQIKFIKNEKREPFYFLFNNRQHEDRTGNTDELEQAYKLSERELWKFTCFLKEAEGRMILAAVEELHEHGRLKACIQNLQDRIQLTDLKVAEIKQIQKALQNHVGEVKNNESFAVEMDEVYKDTEPIGGGKWLWFFYDGALCCTVCEENCHYPGCTVAKTPEDCEVIKDGFCAVCTNKCPVSAHVKEEWRYVTKTKRVEMTLLDVRQKYKRNETKSENNISLSDHLEEEIKHQKAKKSQIIDEIYNHVVRLQQIDLKDDPAPKYLDLLIESGDTEMVLRLEGLRKQDGQNTE; encoded by the exons ATGGCTCTGAAACAAATGCTGTTTGAGACACTACAGGAGCTGGGAGATGAAGAGTTTCGTAGCTTTAAATGGTTCTTGCAGCAGACAGATGACCTCGATGGTCTTCCACTCATCCCAAAGAGTCACCTGGAGAACGCAGACCGACAGGAGACAGTGGATCAGATGGTGCAGAAGTACAACCGCTGGGCTGTGGAGGTGCTGAAGAAGAACCTCCAGAAGATCTACAGAAATGACCTCCAGGATAAATTATCAAACATCCACAGACCTGTGCAAG ACATGGAAAATTCACAACCTGTTAGAAACTACAAAGAAAGGCTGCAATCAAACCTCCAGGACACATTTAGGTGTATACATGAAGGGTGGACTTCAAAAAGGAATACAGTCAATTTAGATGAAGTCTACACTGAGCCGTGCATCACAGCAGGAGACCAGCCTATCTCCAGGTTCATCAGAAGAATTGAAATGGCATTTGGAAAGCCGTCTGAACCAAAAATCAGCAGCATATTCACACACCTGTcaggagcaaaaacaaacatcagaacaGTGACGACCGGCGGAGAGGCAGGAATGGGAAAAACCTTCTTGGTTCACAAATTTGTTCTTGACTGGACAGAAAACAGAACCAGTCAGGATGTTCATCTGATGTTTCCCCTCATGCTTAACCTGGTGAATTTTCCACGGCAGGAGACATTCAGTCTGTCTGAACTGATCCACACATGTATTCCTGGAACTGTCCACATGACAAAGGAGGAACTTAACCACATCTTCACATCACTGCAGACATCAGGAAACTCTAATTTTGATAAGAGTGaatataaaatcatttttatattggATGGCCTGGATGTGAGCAAACTTCCACTGGACTtcactgctgcagaaaaactgcCTGTTGATGTGACAAAACCTGCTCCAGTGGAAACGCTGGTGACGAACCTGATTCGAGGGTACTTGCTTCCCTCGGCTCGCCTCTGGATCACCACCCGACCTTCAGGCATTGGCCAGATTCCTCCTGAATTCATCCACATGGAAACAGAGCTCCGAGGATTCTCTGAgcaacagaaggaggagtacttcagaaAGAGATTCGGAGATGAAGAGCAGGCCCACAGGGTCATCTCCCACATTAGGATGTCACCTAGCCTGCGGTACATGTGCCATctcccagtcttctgctggatcactgctggGGTTCTGCAGCCCATGTTAAACACCAGCACTGGAGGAGAACTGCCCAGTACTTTAACTGGGATTTACATTGAGATCCTCATGGTTCAGATCCAAACCATGAAACAAAAGTTTGGCAAACCAAAAAGCTTGAAGTACCTCGAGACATTGATGAAACTTGCTTTCAACCAGCTAGAAAATGGTGGCCTGTCATTTTCTGTGGAAAGCATAAAGGAGGACGATGTTAACAGCTTCGATGATTTTTCTGTATATCCAGAAGTATTCTTACAGTTCTTCAAGGAGGAGCATTGTCTGAAAATGAATGGAAAGAAAGTGTTTAGCTTCCTCCATCAGAGCATAGtagagtttctggctgctctgtTTGTCGTCTCACACATTAGGAACAAACCAAAAAATACTTTCCGAATTCCAGGCTTAGTTTACAGCCAAAAGCACCCACAGGAAACCGTCTATGAAATCATCGACAAAGCCGTGAAGAGTTCAGATGGACACCTGGACACATTTCTTCGCTTTCTCCTTGGTCTTTCTCTGCAAAGAAGTCAGCTTCATCTTAAAGATCTACTTCCACAGTCAGGAAGTAGCTCACAGAGCAGACAGCTAACTGTTGATCacgttaaaaataaaatcagagacaGTCCTTCtccagaaagaaaaatctctcTGTTCCCATGTCTGAATGAGCTGATGGACAGTTCTCCAGTAGACGAGGTCCAGCAGTTCCTGAAATCAGAAACAGGATCCGTGGATGAACTGTCTCCTTCTCATTGGTCAGCGATGGTCTTCATATTACTTTCATCACTAAACGATCTACATGTCTTTGACCTGAAAAAATACTTCCCTTCAGAAAAGTTTCTCCTTGCTCTCCTGCCAGTGGTCAAAACCTCCAAGACATCACT GCTGACTGGCTGTAACCTTTCAGGGAGAAGTTGTGTTGCTCTGTCCTCAGTCTTTAGCTCTCAGTCCTGTAGTCTGAGGAagctggacctgagtaacaatgACCTCAGAGATTCAGGAGTGGAGCTGCTGGCTGCTGGGCTAAAGAGTCCCCACTGTCaactggaaactctcag ACTTATCTGCTGTAACTTGTCAAAGGGAAGCTGTGAAACTTTCTCCTCGGTTCTTGGATCGGAGTCCTGTAGTCTtgaagagttggacctgagcagCAAtgacctgcaggattcaggaatGGAGCTCCTATCAGCAGGACTCAGCAGTCCACATTGTAAACTGGAGACATTAAG GGTCTGTGACTGTAAGCTGTCAGAGGATATTTGTGATGCCCTCACGCTGTTGGAGTTATGTAGTCTGAGACAGCTGGACCTGAGGAACAACGAGCTGGGCCCGTCAGCAGAGGAGCTGCGTCAAAGATGTACACAAATAACTATTTG GACTCACATCTGTCTGGGAGGAATGATCTCGAAAAGCGTTCTGATCCAGTCAGGATGTCCTTCTGTCTATCAGCTCagagtaaaaaaagagaagtctGGACTTTTGACCAGAGTCACTGTCGGTGAAAAACAAATGGACgagatgaacagaaaaatattacttattGGTGAAGCGAGAGCAGAAAAATGTGCTCTCATAAACGCTCTGTTGAACTACATCATAGGAGTGAGGTTTGATGATAAAATCTGGTTCCAGGTCACAGAGGAGGAAGGACATCAGGCAACAGATGTGATGATTTATGAGATCTTTGGTTTTGAAGATAAATCTCTGCCCTACTCTCTGACCATCATTGATGTTGCTGGACATGAAGGCATTGGAAGAGATGCTGTTATCAGAGAACAGTTATCAGACATGGATGACCAAGTAGCAGTTGTGTGCCTGGTGCTGAACGCAGGTGACAGTCTGCAGAGCAGCCGACTGAAACACACGTACGACTCAGTCATGTCTCTGTTTGCAGAACAAGAGGACAAATGCACAGTCATTTTAATCACAAACTCAGATGCACAAAATCACAGCAACGTTATGCAAGATCTGGAAACtacacaaattaaatttattaaaaatgaaaagagggaaccattttacttcctgtttaatAACCGGCAGCATGAAGACCGGACTGGAAACACCGACGAGCTGGAGCAGGCTTATAAATTATCAGAGAGGGAACTCTGGAAGTTCACATGTTTTCTGAAAGAAGCTGAGGGTCGAATGATTTTGGCAGCAGTTGAAGAGCTTCATGAGCACGGCCGACTTAAAGCTTGCATCCAGAACCTGCAGGACAGAATCCAGCTGACGGATTTAAAGGTAGCGGAAATCAAACAGATTCAAAAAGCTCTACAGAACCATGTAGGAGAggtgaaaaacaatgaaagctTCGCTGTAGAAATGGATGAAGTTTATAAAGACACAGAACCCATCGGGGGTGGGAAGTGGTTGTGGTTTTTTTATGATGGAGCCCTCTGCTGCACCGTCTGTGAAGAAAACTGTCATTATCCTGGATGCACAGTCGCCAAGACACCAGAAGACTGTGAGGTGATAAAAGACGGTTTCTGTGCTGTTTGTAC